The Thermodesulfobacteriota bacterium genome has a window encoding:
- a CDS encoding rhodanese-like domain-containing protein — protein sequence MKKACYVLGTLLVAGWATMVAAADAPAPAEPPTRQAEKAYLAELKKAIPADRVKTVDDLRATWDAVQAGTSKAVIVDIRTRDEFDSGHIRGANNVDSGHAYSIPGIWPDPETELWVFCRTQHRASYFVSTLYGYGYKNVYLVNGGIKEWAEKGNPLVSEYLGEIRVVKYDKRVQEKYDYREGH from the coding sequence ATGAAAAAGGCTTGCTATGTTCTGGGTACCCTGTTGGTGGCCGGCTGGGCCACGATGGTGGCGGCTGCCGACGCACCCGCGCCAGCGGAGCCGCCGACGCGGCAGGCAGAGAAGGCGTATCTGGCCGAGCTGAAGAAGGCCATCCCGGCCGACCGGGTCAAGACCGTGGACGATCTCCGCGCCACCTGGGACGCGGTGCAGGCCGGCACCAGCAAGGCGGTCATCGTGGACATCCGCACCCGGGACGAGTTCGACTCCGGTCACATCCGCGGCGCCAACAACGTCGATTCGGGCCATGCCTACTCCATCCCCGGCATCTGGCCGGATCCGGAGACCGAGCTGTGGGTCTTCTGCCGCACCCAGCATCGGGCCTCCTACTTCGTCTCCACGCTGTACGGGTACGGCTACAAGAACGTCTACCTGGTCAACGGCGGCATCAAGGAGTGGGCCGAGAAGGGCAATCCCCTGGTGAGTGAGTATCTGGGCGAGATCCGGGTGGTGAAGTACGACAAGCGGGTGCAGGAGAAGTACGATTACCGGGAAGGTCACTGA